A genomic segment from Paenibacillus sp. FSL K6-1096 encodes:
- a CDS encoding NAD(P)-dependent oxidoreductase gives MKIKIAILGATGHIAKNLIVGLAAAQEYELYLFSRSRDRMALFLAENQLQEHIWLCEYNEFAHAADYDVMINGVGIGDPHDLMEYPFQVFQVTERYDNLILDYFHKNPAAVYINLSSGAVYGSEFDQPATDGKWLKLDPNHLSTQEFYGITKLNMEAKHRSLSQHRIVDLRIFGFFSAFIDLDSRYLLTDIIHHLKKGEILRTSADNIIRDYVHPWDFVQLIKLCMQEDVGNKAYDVYSLKPATKFEILDYFADYHGLKYEIQDNSSYNSITGSKNNYYSLNDRASLIGYQPHYTSLQSIQTGYDHLSRI, from the coding sequence ATGAAAATAAAAATTGCCATCCTGGGAGCCACAGGTCATATCGCCAAAAATCTGATTGTCGGTCTTGCAGCGGCGCAGGAGTATGAGTTGTATTTATTCTCACGGTCCAGAGACAGGATGGCGCTTTTCCTGGCGGAGAACCAGCTTCAGGAGCATATCTGGCTCTGTGAATACAATGAATTTGCCCATGCGGCGGATTATGATGTGATGATTAACGGAGTGGGGATTGGCGACCCGCATGATCTGATGGAGTATCCGTTTCAGGTCTTTCAGGTTACAGAGCGATACGACAATTTGATCCTGGACTACTTCCACAAGAATCCGGCTGCTGTATACATCAATCTGAGCAGCGGGGCGGTGTACGGGTCTGAATTTGATCAGCCTGCCACAGACGGGAAGTGGCTCAAGCTTGATCCCAATCATCTGTCCACTCAGGAATTTTACGGGATTACCAAGCTGAATATGGAGGCTAAACACAGAAGTCTGAGCCAGCACCGTATTGTGGACTTACGGATCTTCGGCTTTTTTAGCGCGTTCATTGATTTGGACTCCCGTTATTTGCTGACGGATATTATTCATCACCTGAAGAAGGGAGAGATTCTGCGCACTTCAGCGGACAACATCATCCGAGATTATGTGCATCCCTGGGATTTCGTTCAGCTGATCAAGCTGTGTATGCAGGAAGATGTCGGGAATAAAGCCTATGATGTGTATTCGCTGAAGCCTGCGACGAAGTTTGAGATTCTGGACTACTTCGCAGATTACCATGGTCTGAAGTATGAAATACAGGATAACTCCTCCTATAACTCTATTACAGGCTCCAAAAATAACTACTATTCCCTTAACGACCGGGCTTCCCTTATAGGCTACCAACCACACTACACCTCGTTGCAGAGCATACAAACCGGCTATGACCATCTGTCCCGAATTTAA
- a CDS encoding thiamine pyrophosphate-binding protein gives MRMRVADYITHSLYDEGGETVFLVTGGMIMHLTDALYQHGKQEYVCCHHEQAAAMAAEAYGRMTGKLGVAYVTAGPGALNTITGVTGAYVDSSPMVVVGGNSKVALAQVKGPRQFALQGFDSLDIFRQITKYAVRLEDISQVRYEVEKCIYLAKNGRVGPVYLEVPVDLQGAAFDPNDFPGFIEPPAMVPEITDAELDQVLAALKRSKRPCLLAGAGVRHGDAVEAMHQFAQATGIPVLTSRLGMDLIDHEHPLFVGRPGTYGDRPANFTVQNCDLLLTVGCRLGIGLVGYDFADFAKNAFKIHVDIDARELNKPSVVPDIPVQGDARDFFRRLTALWNGEASYTGWVRQTQYWKQRYPVDLPEYDNDSSGINSYRFMTRFSELAPEDGLFVVDTGSCFHVHAQAFKVKSGQRHIITGGLSTMGYTPGAIGASVAAGCREVFCITGDGSFQMNLQELQTIRHHQLPVKFILFNNGGYLLIRHTQSNFMGGRYLGEGPDSGVSFVPFERMAETFDFGYLRISQLDELDDQLNKLFRLPGPLICEIMTPTDQLLIPRVSSRQLEDGTMISTAYDDMFPFLPRDEYQSNCLE, from the coding sequence ATGAGAATGAGAGTAGCGGATTATATCACGCACTCTTTATATGATGAAGGCGGAGAGACCGTGTTTCTGGTCACCGGTGGCATGATTATGCATCTGACCGACGCGCTGTACCAGCATGGCAAACAGGAATATGTCTGCTGCCATCATGAGCAAGCTGCCGCCATGGCGGCTGAAGCCTACGGCAGGATGACCGGTAAGCTTGGCGTCGCCTATGTTACCGCAGGGCCCGGAGCGCTAAATACCATTACAGGTGTAACAGGAGCTTATGTCGATTCTTCTCCGATGGTTGTTGTCGGGGGGAACTCTAAGGTTGCACTTGCCCAGGTGAAAGGACCACGCCAATTTGCCCTGCAAGGCTTCGATTCTCTGGATATTTTCCGCCAGATTACCAAATATGCAGTCAGACTTGAGGACATCTCGCAAGTCCGTTATGAAGTGGAGAAATGTATCTATCTGGCCAAGAACGGCCGGGTAGGTCCGGTCTATCTGGAAGTGCCGGTGGATCTCCAAGGCGCAGCCTTTGACCCGAATGACTTCCCGGGATTCATAGAACCACCCGCCATGGTGCCTGAGATCACAGATGCTGAGCTGGACCAGGTACTCGCTGCGCTGAAGCGCAGTAAGCGGCCCTGCCTGCTGGCAGGTGCTGGCGTCCGGCATGGAGATGCGGTAGAAGCGATGCATCAATTCGCCCAAGCAACCGGGATTCCTGTGCTGACCTCCCGGCTGGGAATGGACCTGATAGACCATGAGCATCCCCTGTTCGTCGGCCGTCCCGGCACGTACGGTGACCGCCCGGCGAATTTCACCGTGCAGAATTGTGATCTTCTGCTGACCGTGGGCTGCCGGCTGGGCATCGGACTGGTTGGTTATGATTTTGCCGATTTTGCCAAGAATGCGTTCAAGATCCATGTTGATATTGATGCCAGAGAATTGAATAAGCCCTCGGTCGTTCCAGACATCCCGGTGCAGGGAGATGCCCGCGATTTCTTCAGAAGGCTCACTGCGTTATGGAATGGAGAAGCCTCCTATACCGGGTGGGTCCGGCAGACACAATACTGGAAGCAGCGTTATCCTGTTGACTTGCCTGAATATGACAATGACAGCAGCGGCATTAATTCATACCGGTTCATGACCCGGTTCTCGGAGCTTGCACCGGAGGATGGCTTGTTCGTTGTGGACACCGGCTCCTGCTTCCATGTCCATGCCCAGGCCTTCAAGGTCAAATCCGGGCAACGGCACATTATTACTGGCGGGCTATCCACAATGGGTTACACACCTGGAGCCATAGGCGCATCGGTAGCCGCAGGCTGTAGAGAGGTCTTCTGCATTACAGGCGACGGTTCATTTCAGATGAACTTACAGGAGCTGCAGACCATTCGTCATCATCAGTTGCCTGTGAAGTTCATTCTGTTCAATAATGGCGGCTATCTGCTGATCCGGCATACTCAGTCTAACTTCATGGGTGGACGTTACCTGGGGGAAGGACCTGATTCCGGGGTAAGCTTCGTTCCATTTGAACGGATGGCCGAGACGTTTGACTTCGGCTATCTGAGAATCTCGCAGCTTGACGAACTGGATGATCAGCTTAACAAGCTTTTCCGCCTTCCGGGGCCATTGATCTGCGAGATTATGACTCCAACCGATCAACTGCTCATTCCCCGGGTGTCCTCCCGCCAGTTGGAGGACGGAACGATGATATCTACAGCTTATGATGATATGTTCCCTTTTCTCCCGAGGGATGAATACCAATCTAATTGCTTGGAGTGA
- a CDS encoding acetaldehyde dehydrogenase (acetylating), whose protein sequence is MRTNQLKVAILGSGNIGTDLLIKVLRSEYLTCTLFTGRNPDSRGLQVARELGVQTSYRSIDAILDNPDCCDIVIDATSAAAHIRHYPLLKALGKFVIDMTPSQLGTSCIPAVNLQESLHSNNVNMITCGGQASVPLAYAIAQSQQEVSYIEVVSSIASLSAGPATRINLDEYIESTEDALRSYTGCTRTKAILNLNPAIPSIDMQTTLFAVVPEPNMDNITRSVEEMVTRIQHYVPGYQLIVPPVIENGRIAMMVKVQGLGDFLPTHAGNLDIINCAAIALAEEYARRSLAVRQGG, encoded by the coding sequence ATGCGCACGAATCAACTGAAGGTTGCCATTCTGGGAAGCGGCAATATCGGTACCGACCTGCTAATCAAAGTTCTGCGCTCCGAATACCTGACCTGCACCCTTTTCACAGGGAGAAACCCGGATTCTAGAGGACTCCAGGTTGCCAGGGAGCTTGGTGTGCAAACATCCTATCGGAGTATTGATGCCATTCTGGACAATCCCGATTGCTGCGACATTGTGATCGATGCTACCTCCGCTGCTGCCCATATCCGCCATTATCCCTTGCTCAAGGCATTGGGCAAGTTCGTAATAGATATGACACCCTCTCAACTAGGCACATCGTGTATTCCGGCTGTGAACCTACAGGAGAGTCTCCATAGTAATAATGTAAATATGATTACCTGCGGCGGGCAGGCTTCTGTGCCGCTGGCCTATGCCATTGCCCAATCCCAGCAGGAAGTTTCGTATATAGAAGTCGTATCCAGCATTGCCTCCCTGAGCGCAGGGCCTGCCACAAGAATCAATCTCGATGAATATATTGAATCTACAGAGGATGCTCTCCGCAGCTATACCGGCTGCACACGGACCAAAGCTATTCTTAATCTGAACCCCGCTATTCCCAGTATTGACATGCAGACCACACTCTTCGCCGTTGTCCCTGAACCCAACATGGATAATATTACCAGGTCAGTAGAGGAAATGGTCACTCGCATCCAGCATTATGTCCCCGGCTATCAGCTCATTGTACCTCCGGTCATAGAGAATGGCCGAATCGCCATGATGGTCAAGGTACAGGGGCTCGGCGACTTCCTCCCTACCCA